CGTGGAAAAGGCGGTGGAGCTCGGGGTGCGGCGGATCGTGCCGGTGCAGACGCGGTTCACCAATTCCGAGCGCATCCGGCAGGACCGGTTGCAGGCGCATGCGGTGGAGGCCGCCGAGCAATGCGGCGCCTGTTTCGTGCCCGAGGTGACCGAGCTTGCGCGGCTCGACCGGCTGCTCGACGGCTGGCCGGCGGAGCGGGCGCTGCTCTTTTGCGACGAGGCCGAGGCGGGCAGCCGCTCCTCCGCCCTTGCGGGCGTCCTCGCCCCGGCGGCGGTGCTGATCGGTCCGGAGGGCGGGTTTTCCGAACCCGAGCGCGCCCGGCTCGGGGCGATGGATCAGACCCGGGTGATCGCGCTCGGGCCGCGCATCCTGCGCGCCGACACGGCGGCGGTTGCGGCGCTGACGCTGTGGCAGGCGACGAACGGGGACTGGGCATGAGCCTGGTTCGGCCCGAAGTCCGGGCAGCGCTATCACAATGGCGCGAGGCGCTTTACGGCGCGGGCGTGCTGGCGCTGGGGCTCTACTGGGCATTCTTCACCGGCGGCGGGCTGCTGCACTGGGTGGGCTATGTGGTCGCCGCCGCCGGCGCGCTGCTGCTGGTCGCCGGGCTCCAGCGCGGGCGCTTCCGCATGGGCGGCGGCGGGCCGGGGATCGTGCAGGTGATCGAGGGTCGCATCAGCTATTTCGGCCCGCTGACCGGCGGCGCCGCCGACCTCGACACGCTCACCGCCCTCACCCTCGACCGGCGCGGCAAACCGGCGCATTGGCTGCTGCACCGGCCCGACGAGCCACCGCTCGCCATCCCGCTCAACGCCGAAGGGGCGGATGCGCTCTTCGATGCGTTTGCCACCCTGCCCGGCCTGCCGACCGAACGCATGCTCACCGAGATGCACCGTGCGTCGCGGCACTCGGTGACCATATGGGAGGCGCCTTTGCGCGAATCCACACACCTCCGTCTGCATTGACAAGGCAGATCATTCCGCCCATGCCTGACCTTCAAAGCGACAGGCCAAGACAATCGGAGCGCCCTCATGTCCATCCCTCAATCCGGCGGCGGCCCGATCGAAAGCCACGCGCAGCTCGCGGACTACCTGGCCGCCGGCTGCAAGCCGA
The window above is part of the Salipiger abyssi genome. Proteins encoded here:
- a CDS encoding 16S rRNA (uracil(1498)-N(3))-methyltransferase, with protein sequence MTAKVRLFVDHPLGAGQPVPLTREQAHYLFSVMRLGAGAEILLFNGQDGEWRAEISEAGKRGGEAVCAERTRAQEMPPDLWLLFAPIKKARTDFIVEKAVELGVRRIVPVQTRFTNSERIRQDRLQAHAVEAAEQCGACFVPEVTELARLDRLLDGWPAERALLFCDEAEAGSRSSALAGVLAPAAVLIGPEGGFSEPERARLGAMDQTRVIALGPRILRADTAAVAALTLWQATNGDWA